The genomic window ATGTAATGAGGTGAGAGACCGGATGAAGGAAATCACCTTGGACTAGAATgcaggagagcagtgcagaGCCGGCCACCTGAGGACAGATGTAAAGAGAATAATAAAAGAATTGGGAGAAAATATCACAGAGTAAAAGGTGGAGAAACATTTATAATGTGTATAAACCAAAGTGTGAGGAGAAGATGGCAGTTTATAATACAGGTCATATGCTAGTAGATTATGAAGAATGGAAAGAAAACATCACTCACTTCAAAGTGTCATTTACAAAGTTTGGAATGAAAGATGATCTTGTAGCTCTCTGGTGGCGATTCTTTTTCAGCTGAAAGCTCATGTTGGCTTTAGTTCCATCGGCAGTCAGGCCATCTGTTATTTACTGGCAGCCACCACACCTGAGGCAGCATCATACAGAGAAgaggctgcagcacagatgaCACCTGTAACTCCCTCCATTATGAGCACAGGACAGACACTGATTCTGGTCCTTCATGTGCGCTGACATTGTTATTTACCTAACATAGTCATTCAGTGTCTATGTAGCATCATTTTATTGAAAATTCTGTTTGTTCTGTCCTAAAACCTTACACCTCTGTAGAAACAGCACAATTATGGTTGGAAGTATAAGGAGAACTCAGACATGTATTTGTGCAGTATAACGCTATATAAGTCATAATAAGAAAAGGGGTTGTGCCCACAGTGACCAATTTGGGTATATATTTAACTATTTTGTCAGCCTCTGCAAACCGTTCTGTTCTGCACATCAATAGTAGACAACCAGCAGATCAGCAATAAACTTCTCGTCATGTGTTGGTCACATGGGGTCATTCGTGGTTTCCTAGTTGCACTGAGAAGTGCAGAGTTCAACCTGTGTGGGGTTTTGTTACACATATGATCCAATTATCAGGCCATTTTTATTACACAAGGACCATTCTTGGTTCAATAGGTGATCAATAATAGTGCTTTTCTGAGTTAACCAGCAGATGGcaacaaaatacataaaaacataaactgaAGTTAAAAGAGAAGCCAACAGCACAGAataatatacacacaaaaaagaaaaatgaagcgGTGttctgaaaggaaaaaaaaagagcttatatgtacatatatattatatgtcaTATGAAGTTAAACAATAAAGTGCATTCACAGCGTTCATGAATGATGTTTTGAAGGATACATTCAGATCAAGAAAGAAAGATACCAGCcaagtgtttatatttttatatacagtttttctgaaaataaacacaagtaTAAAGGTTTCCATACTGTACATGTTCCAGTTCATCACATTAAACATCCAAGAAAATATGGATTGATTTGCTAAACAGCAGAAGTCCAAAGTGAACTGTTCTAAATTAAAACACAGatataatcattttaaaaatgtcatttgttGTGTGGTCCATAAACTGATAGTTCTGATGATGAGCCACTCTTTCTGACTGGCAGTGACAACAATTCGAACACACTCGATGTCAAAACCAATCTTATGGTCCACGTTGTTCACCTCGATGTTTCCGACTTTAAACTCCCCCAGTGTGATGTAGGACGTGCACTGTCGCCCCTGTTTTGTGTCCACAGACTTCTGGCCCACTTCCAGGGCTCCGTGGTGAAGAATGTCATTCTGTCGGTCCTCTGTGCCTGTCACAATCTTAATTCTGCTGATTTTTGTTGACCTGTTGAAGATTATGATAAAGAAGTCTCCAGTGCATGGAGGTTTTCCCCAGAAATACTCATCAACGATGCTACTGTAAGCTTTAGTGGCGTCATAGTTTTCAAAGACATTGATGTTTGTGTAAAGGCTGGCAGGAGGGTTGTCAGGAATGTCTATGGAGTCCTCCTCAAAGTCGTCGTCCTTCAGCTTGTTCTCTGCCCCTTTGTAAGAGGAGTAGTAGCCCATGTGCTGGAACAGCGAGGGCTTGAAGCGGATCACATCCTTCTGAGCCAGCAGACCCCTGAAGTGTATGAGGAGCCAGTCGCAGGGCATTTCCTGGTAGAACATGAGCAGGAAGTGAGCCAGGCGGGGCAGGTCTCTGGAGTGGTACAGCTTCCCGATGTAGCCCAGCTTGGAGAACTCCAGCATCACCCAGTAGGAGCCTTCCCTGGAGGTGATCACCTTCTTTAAGGCTGTCAGGAAGTTCCTGGAACAGCGCACGTCGTCTTCTAACATCATGTAGAAATGAGACAGGTTGGTGCAGAAGTTGAGGAGGAAAGCGTAGTCCACGTTCTGCTTGGAGCGGAAACGGACCCGGTCCTCCGGGTCGTTGTAGTTCCTCTTTAACCCGTCTAGAGATGGGTAGTACTCCTCTGGGGCCTGGATGACCAGGAGGCGTCCGGCTATGATGTGATGAGCAAACTTCCTGCTGATTTCCTGTACTAGGTTCTCGCACCAGACCAGGTCAAAGTCTGCCAGGTGGACGACTACTACAATCTCTTTTAGTTCCTCATAGCTGGACTGATCAAAGATGGATTTGATTGTCTCCAGGAGgtagtttcctttttttctcttgacAGATGACAGTCCGATGGTGAGAAACTCTGTGAAATGAGGTCATGTTAGTCATTTCTGTGGGTAACAATCTTCATATGATTCCTGCTTTCAAATGTCATGGTCACCTCAGGTTGCTAATTATTGGTTGTCAGATTGTCAGAAGTTttcacaaagacacattttctaAGGATGGGAGTGATGGAGAGACTTCTTAAAAATGGGTGGTAGAAATACCTACTTTTACGTGGCAAAGGAATTCCAGCAAGGTAGCGATACGTCACATTTATGGTCCCGGAGAAATTGGACAAGTCTCTGAACGTGTGGACATATCGATCAGTGTTTGGAGGATGCATCAGAGTCTCCCCCAGCTGTCTTTTTTCAGCTTCCTAAATTCCACAAAAGACATGAATTAAATAAATGAGTTAGAAaactgacagaatcattaaaaaaaagaaacttacCAGCACATATCCACCATCCATGTAAAGGTTAAAAAAGAGCAGAAACGTGATGAGGAAGCCGAGGAACGGGAACATGGAGCGTTTCCTGAAGCACCTCATCTTGTCCACAGACTTCCACATTACCCTCATGATCACGTATCTCACTGCAGGAAGCTACAGATGAAAGTGTGGTCACTGAAAGCAAAGAAAAATCCAACACCTTCACACATGGCGTGAACATTGTGAACATGGGGATTAAACTGTTGTTATTAAGGATTAGTGGCACACTTGAATAGAACTCATTGTCTGCTTTAATCATGAAAACTCCACATGCAACAGTGGAAATAGTAATGAAAAAAGTAATGGAAAGAGGAGCCAATGAACCCGTCAattaacagaaaaataatcaacAGAAATGTGACGATGCATTCACAGTTAAAATCATTTGTCAGCTGAAACATGATAAATATTCACTGTTCAGCCTTTCAGATGTGGCAGTGTTAGTACGATCACACTAAATATTTTTGGGCTCACAAACCCTCTCTGGTTCTATGAAGCAAATCTGtccattttctgcttttttctctgCTACAACTATTACCACCCAAACACCACATTTGCCATGTAGCTACTACGTAAATCCAATTGACCACATGAGGGTGCCACATATGTACATAGGTGTTTTTTCCAAAGGCCATATAATTCTTTTTCATGTTCTGGGgctaaaaaatgtgaaaataataataaataaatcacttttGGaatcaccctcaagtggccaaaaGAGATACTGCAGTTTCTGGCACTTCTGGCTTCATTTCCTTGCCCTGGTGATTGCTGCTTGATGTTTACATATAAAGCGCCATCTTGTGGGTGCAATAGTATAGTTCATGTCAAATGGTAGCAAAGATAAAAACACGGAACTGGTTGCAAGGCCAAATTTGCTTCCTTAAATGTGTTTAGTATGGTTGAGGGGTTGCATGATTCTAGGAGCTCCTGGTAGAATCTCCCAAGGCAAATTGGGCTAGATTTAGAGCAATTTGGAAGACCTTCTATGAATTTTAGGCATGAAAAAGCCCACTTTTCCCTGCTCCCTCGCCCAGAAATGGCTACCTGGAGCCAGGCCCAGGGGAAGGGACTTGCTGGTGAGCAGCTGGTGGCCCTCTTGTGAGCCCAACCACCTGCAAAAGGAGCTGTAGGGGTTGGGTGCACTGTTGTTTAGGAGGCAGCCAAAGGTGGGGAACCTGGCATTCTGATCCTTGGCTGCTGTCAGCTTTCTGGCAGAGAAGGAACCTGAGCTGGTGTGGGAGATTGAGAGATACCAGCTAGACACATTCTGAGCATGTCCATCCAAGAGGATGCCCCGGGGCAGAACTGGGACATggtggagggattatatctctcagctggcctggggaAGCCTTGGTAGTGAAGGAAGTCTCCTTTCCCTGCATATAGGCCAATGCCTCTGCAATTCAACCCCGGATAAGCAGAAGAACTGGATGGATGGGTGAAAGAGTTTGTCTTATGTCTAAACCTAACCTATCTGTGAAAAAGAAGGAGATGATCACATGCTGATGTTTGAAGGTTTTCACATTTTTGGAGACTTCACATTCGTGTAAGTCAGTCATCAAACAACCAGACATTTTTTTGCCAAATGTGACCATCAATCTTTCTTGAAAGATGAAAACTGACCAAATGAGCTGTTAATTTGTGAGAACATTTCAGAAGATGTGTTGGATGATAATTATCTGTGGGTTCATTCTCCTGAGCAGCTCCTCTCATTATACTTTGAGCTGATCCATTGTCACCATCAAAATATTGATTAGCACAGTTTCAGTTAAAAGTAATAATTCGTTTCAGCCCACAAGTATCAATCACAAAGTTGGACAGACAGTCCATTTATTTCCTATTAGGTTTCGATGAGGTTTCttcatgtgacagatgtgaccagcagcactgacacagacacagagggttGATTTTAAAGCGTTAGGACTGGATTAAGCTGGTAATGGATCATTCTGGTTGTTAATCTAACTGCTCACAAGGGGAAAACGTCAGTCATCTGTTCAGTTTGTGCTCAGCAGtcacatgagccagatgatGCTTCAGAACTCATTAAACACCAGTGACATCCTCCTGATAGAAAGCAAATGTTCTCAGCGCCGTTCCACGTGATATTTACTGACAGTCCGTAAACTAAAAAAGAAATACCCTGCACTGCGTGCTATCTGTCCTGTTTGGCACCTCATCTAAAAAAACTACTGATCCCACGACACCTCTCCTAATTCTGTTGTTGCATAACATGATTCGATGTGAGAAACCGCCAGCTCCCCAGTGACAAGGACAATTTCTACAAAAAAACCTGCCACTGTGCCCAATAACTGAATAAACAACTTATTATTCATTGTGTTATTCATTGCTGGAGTCCTATTTTAGTGGGGGAAAACCATCTGCCATCTGCCAGAGAAGTGAGCCATTTTGTACTTCTGTCATGAAAAAGCTCCACAGTGGCACCTAGGAGAAGTCAATGACAGCTGTAAGTCAATATTATGAAAGTCCTGCACACACGCATATCATTATTTGAGATACCAGCCTACAAAATCAGATACTGAGACAATGAACGAATATCTAACCAGGTGCAGTAATGGCCACTCTGTCTGTGAGAGAAAGTAATACCAAGAAATGGGATTTTTTGTTTGCTCTCTCGAAACAACAAACAGCCTCCTATAGGTCACGTACATTTATATGGTAATGAAGGTATGTTGGTGAATAAATAAGTACCGTTGGATGGGTTATGTTTAAAAATGCTTCCCTGccaagttgtttttgtttttgtcatcagCAAATTATCAGCGAGCACACCCGGCATAGCTCATTCCTATGACCGAAGTCATTTCAGATTAGAGCCATTAAAAAGGTACCAGATAGAAAGGAATGCTAATGAGCTGCAGTATTTAAAACTATAAAGGTTTACCTTCACTGCCGCACATTAACAGCACATCAGCAGAAGCCTGGCTCACAATGCAGGTAAATCTTTGAGATGATCCATGTATGCTGTTTTTTTAGGATCACAAGCTGCAGCTCATAGACAACATATGTTCAGAAGTGCAGGTGAAATTGTCTGAAGACACAGCAGTGCGACAGCAAATGATGTAAATCAGGAGCTACTACAGAACAATGCAACTATAAAAGGGCCATGAATTAGTTCTACAGTATTTTCTATTACTATGGTCGACCTATGTGAGAAGATGTAATAATGCCAAAACACAGACACTAATGCAGAACAGCATGAGTCATATATTGAGGAAAATTAAAGGGATAATTTCAAAACATGCAGGTGAAGGAGtaggaaggaaaaaagaaagaataagagaaaaacTTTAACGTCCAGGATGCAACTGGTGCATCTTCATAccgtccatccatcttccatgTTCAACACCAATATCCCCAACAGATAAGAAACTGAAACATTGTACATGTTCATATACATCATGTTAAAATCACATTGCATGGTTTTACACAGTAAGGTTGCTGCTCATGCTGAAACAAAGGTCAGCATTAAGCTGTAAAGTCCACAGAATTCCAAAACATGTggaattacttttttttaatcaactcTAGCAACTCTTCCTTAGACCAGATGATGCAATTTACACAGAATGTCCTCATCAGGAAAATGTAACTCAAGGCTGATATTTCATACATGTACTTATTTCTCTGGGTGCATCTCTACATGTTCATGGGGGCAGTTGGGACTCTCCATGATAGTGACCGGTGTTTTAAGATGATGTTTACCTACACACTTactctgttttttaatgcctaaccttagaAGTAGTTTTTAAtccatataaaaaaataaataagtaaacaaaCAGCCGGTGAAAACAAAGCGGTTcttggtgtcagggggacttgaaccctgaACTTCTAAAGTAAAAGTCCACCCCGTTGCATTAATTCCTACTATCCCTGACCTTTTTGCTTCATACTGGAATTACAGtgtattgtttctttttttaacatctcTTTTCCTTCATATTGGTGACCCTgtttaaaataaagattaacagcctctttaaaaaaaaatcatctgagCAGCCCGAAGGCTGAAGCTTTAATAATACAAAAGTATGACTGTAGAAAATGATTCTCTAAATTCAACATCTATCAAGGTGCCCTTCAGCAAGGCACTCAATCCCAATCTatgtcagctcctccaccagtACAGGGGGTTGTGGTTGTACTGGGAGGCACCCGAGCATGTGCAAGAAAAGCTGAAAATGAATCTCCCTGCTCAGCAAAACCTTTCCCCTGCATAAATTTAGAGGAGGAAATGATGGATGGGGGTACTTGTTGCAGCAGAGATAAAGTGCTGTGAGACTCCGCGGGGATGCATACGGTGTATAATGGCAGCTGGCTCACATTATTGACTGGATGATGTGAAGTAGTTAATGACACGATCAGAGCCTGTGTATCTGTTGTGCAATAAAGCCCATTAAATGAAGCATTTATCTCATGGCCGCTTTGTTTCTTCAACTTCCATCACATCTTTGATTCTTTCGCAGAGACTATTATGTCATATATGCAACTAAAAATGATTGGATGAAAGATTTTGGGGTGGTTTTTGTAATTCAGTGTACAGCAGCCAAAAGATTTCTTCTAAAGAACCCCCCAAAAAACCCTAAAATTTCAATCACTCCAAATGTGTTCAGGGTCCTGATTTGTGGTTCTTATGCTCTACAAATTTCTCCATGAACCAGAGTTTGTTCACTTTAATCTCCTTCACATTTATAGAGTGATTTTTCGAAACGCTGCAACCACAAACTCAAGGTTGAAGATGAGTCGTATCGCTCAGTGCTGTGAATATTTATGTTAAATTGATCATATGTCCTCATTGAATTAAAATCTGAACCTTCTCCACAGTTCTTTAGAAGCTTTCCTGCtgccacactgacacaaacacagcagcagccatgtgtgTTCATAAGCTGCCTGGGTGTCAACAGGCAATGAACAATAGTGTTTACAGAAAGGCTTTGTCGTTCAACACACAAGCTTATTAAAATGGCATCTCATTACAGGCACTGAGTAGCCATTTTAGAGGAGATTAATTGCATTTTTTGAAAGCACATTTTCTTCATCATTATTCCATGTTGCATATGGATTGGCTGTGACCGTAACAGCCCTACATATTCATATTACAGGAAGCTTAGAAACGGATGGGAAATGAGCCAAAGGTGTGCAGACCGAGGCTGAATGTCAAACACGAGCTTTTCTGCTCTGGATGTAAAGAACGGGCTCAGCGTGTTTCCTGCTACATTATGGCATGGTTGATCTTCTGATGATCATTCACACTGCAGGAAAACAGTAACATGAGGTCATTATTCCTTGAaaactgaatgtgtgtgcatatttctaCTTTAAGATATGGTTAGTGAAGCCTTCCGCCACATCTGTGACAAAGGTTCAAAAACTGTGCCACTTCTTGGAGGTTCCTTCAAATCAAGGAActttagcatggacggaggggaaGCATCCCCACTAATAATTTGATCCCtttcttaaaaaaacagattctcattgggtgcagaaagggttaaataaaataatttggtCATAACCAGTGGGTAGCTGCATAATCACAACCTTTAACCCTTCAATTTCAATGGGTGAGTAAAAATTCACCCTCTGTATTGTCACAAATGGGTAAATTATCTCTACAGACCAAACATGGAAATCTGTGAACTCTATAGCCTCACGTGGTCCTTACAGGTCTGCAGTATTTGGTATTTTAGTGTTGGCTTCACTTCTCAGGCCACTCAGGAGGTTTCTGCCCTTTTATTTCGTTCACATTTTTGTTAGGTTTGATATAAAGATCATGTTTTAGAGTAAATCAGACCCTTTCATAACGTTAAGCACAATTTTACACAAATTCCTCTAATCTGAGAAGCATCATTTTCTTGGCTTCCACTCAGAACAACACTTTTTACATATTATGAACATTTATGGGAAATTGTTTTAATCACCTGGACACAGTTTTTCTAATGAGGACAGATGAAAACAATCATACATGTTGTTCAGTGCTACATTAGCTCCAGAAACGGCCATTTTTACAATAATCAGATCTGTATATTCAGTaat from Parambassis ranga chromosome 19, fParRan2.1, whole genome shotgun sequence includes these protein-coding regions:
- the LOC114451716 gene encoding alpha-1,3-mannosyl-glycoprotein 4-beta-N-acetylglucosaminyltransferase C-like, which produces MRVMWKSVDKMRCFRKRSMFPFLGFLITFLLFFNLYMDGGYVLEAEKRQLGETLMHPPNTDRYVHTFRDLSNFSGTINVTYRYLAGIPLPRKKFLTIGLSSVKRKKGNYLLETIKSIFDQSSYEELKEIVVVVHLADFDLVWCENLVQEISRKFAHHIIAGRLLVIQAPEEYYPSLDGLKRNYNDPEDRVRFRSKQNVDYAFLLNFCTNLSHFYMMLEDDVRCSRNFLTALKKVITSREGSYWVMLEFSKLGYIGKLYHSRDLPRLAHFLLMFYQEMPCDWLLIHFRGLLAQKDVIRFKPSLFQHMGYYSSYKGAENKLKDDDFEEDSIDIPDNPPASLYTNINVFENYDATKAYSSIVDEYFWGKPPCTGDFFIIIFNRSTKISRIKIVTGTEDRQNDILHHGALEVGQKSVDTKQGRQCTSYITLGEFKVGNIEVNNVDHKIGFDIECVRIVVTASQKEWLIIRTISLWTTQQMTFLK